One Solanum lycopersicum chromosome 4, SLM_r2.1 DNA window includes the following coding sequences:
- the LOC101255390 gene encoding uncharacterized protein — translation MAMTFTPLSWLLWSGKHQEPKISNGSLNSSPESLLWESDTLKFPLDRRRDMTSSSRRVKRKWQSREERKIDREYDIVIVPSDGGCVSGSESEDSDWSVGWLEPHGPGFNSDDDLDDSFAVLVPCYGYGCANVEENAQDKFLQAIGNLKDLYDTENKKYMEHWVSSLRDH, via the exons ATGGCCATGACATTTACCCCCTTGTCATGGTTGCTCTGGAGTGGAAAGCATCAAGAACCCAAAATTTCCAATGGTTCTTTAAATTCATCACCTGAATCGTTATTGTGGGAATCGGATACTTTGAAGTTTCCTCTTGATCGCAGGAGGGACATGACTTCCTCATCAAGAAGGGTTAAGCGGAAATGGCAGAGTCGTGAGGAACGAAAGATTGACAGGGAATATGATATTGTTATTGTGCCATCAGATGGTGGATGTGTTTCAGGGTCTGAGTCCGAGGATTCAGATTGGTCAGTTGGATGGTTGGAGCCTCATGGACCTGGATTCAATAGTGATGATGATTTAGATGATAGCTTTGCTGTGCTTGTTCCTTGCTATGGCTACGGTTGTGCAAATGTGGAAGAAAATGCCCAAGATAAGTTTCTGCAAGCCATTGGAAACTTGAAGGATTTATATGATACTG AGAATAAGAAGTATATGGAGCACTGGGTCTCATCTCTGAGAGATCACTGA
- the LOC104647156 gene encoding protein NETWORKED 2A-like, giving the protein MLHRAARNAYSWWWASHIRTKQSKWLDENLHDMEEKVEYVLKIIDEDGESFAKRAEMYYRRRPELLNFVEDFFRSYRALAERFDHLSKDLQTANRTIATVYPERVQLAMEEEDGEQFYAELGPPKESNEPSKSSPAAPKLSFPKVPSFAKRNAKPSRLMSKKGLIKFNVDDEIAAARPRSGLKKSEALQEIDKLQKDILALQTEKEFIKSSYENGLAKYWEIEERVTVLQSKVSSLQDEFGIGTMIEDDEARSLMTATALNSCQETLARLQEKQKQSVEDVIVEHQKILEVLGKFETLKGKVVSRLPHPQVLSEVNKSSNRDSELKLLNRQVETSERKKHNEETVHKELVASSGSSMSDLAEKVDELVDKVINLESAFSSQNAYVNRLRAETNELHSHLTKEEEEKGTLVEDTESMSKRIRQLEEELLRVQNLNERFSFDDLSEKLNNNRQDEGVKVTLPSNKVINISGVDNAKQFQAHGAVIPGENVVGSSNDVVSKECLKKEGLEGQEDCHEVDHQNLVESHLSSNTRYGQTGGTLGANQGVSGVEKAKQFQVNEATIPGEDVPGISKGVSSKEGLKKEVLQQQEGCLEVNQKNLVKSHISNDTRDGQTGITLEDNQGSGFTDKEMMMTTASTTGKEEKFPKADLQTEQDSFIKSTVGDSADVGIEKGSDKSHGHVTDHGSYTKKNDGKVEPRGTYDSANRSNFLGSAPGYDAMISTDTKMGEEAKRRDILDNLIPFKGEAEKFFVSDLQNDHDDSTKIGCVKDVEEVKLEKGVDKSQQVHVTDHGSPTKKNVEQKGGNNLADRRDIFPSSINDKEEKHYKTNHQNHLNDFIQEAPPRNSPVESESFHTSNDDLTTKRYAGKEEQARIKDAADRSDYFHIVEDNESAIRKDMRMEEQAGTKDIAEKSGRLQIPPEGKEENIQKSNHRDYQYDLPANVSISKTSNTKMEKAFHESEPAHNSDDSAAIREERTEELAVKDASHESLSMSSPYDLDISKDIRVGQQARRTNITDKFASSTSEEGRSLSNDLLQVSPSGATLDGTSKGGSNKDVHTMNHPRHDSVFLEDTEKSDQSEDTRASSSGSGISITTNNKGRAKVGDDHHLNMNDSKQSDDLSRRMDFKNKIESEEQNNEFSHNFIQEKQDVDFQQSNWHNQLETHSARVHVKDIPGPVPDDELEEWGSILDNLPSVLSDYKRDDLHKDELPDQENGKDSRRQVFRTIHNELYTEQHESGTEDDQPNWRALFLNSLDDDREKILLEEYTSVLRNFKGVKMKLNDEEKKRRASHFQYVVQMKVLKNANALKDAQILSLQHRLNSLQSKDVETINFNEMPKEATLQAADMRQESTAPEDRRISDFGEDSRDIKVTDVDETHSFTTVEEKVRMDIDDLLEENIELWLRFSTSFHQLHKFQTSVQDLQDEINKVREERKQDTGLPQSLLSGIRPIYRHLREIHTELTLWLDHNAVLKDDLQNRLSSLSNILDVITRLSRSKDNEPVLNAYQAAKFQGEILNMKQENNKLAGELEVGIECIRKLQNEIQSTLSNLDEELGLKKQPARPRSKIPLRSFLFGVKLKRQRPSIFSCVNPALQKQYSDL; this is encoded by the exons atgttgcATAGAGCAGCAAGAAATGCATATTCTTGGTGGTGGGCTAGCCATATTAGAACAAAACAGTCAAAATGGCTTGATGAAAACCTCCATG ATATGGAGGAGAAGGTTGAATACGTACTCAAGATCATAGACGAGGATGGAGAATCCTTTGCAAAGCGCGCTGAGATGTACTACAGGAGGAGGCCTGAGCTTCTGAACTTCGTGGAAGATTTTTTCCGGAGTTACAGAGCTTTGGCAGAGAGATTTGATCATTTATCCAAAGATCTTCAGACTGCTAATCGAACCATTGCAACTGTCTACCCTGAGAGAGTTCAACTCGCGATGGAAGAAGAAGATGGAGAACAATTTTATGCAGAATTAGGACCTCCAAAGGAATCAAATGAGCCTTCCAAAAGCTCACCAGCAGCCCCAAAGTTAAGTTTCCCAAAAGTTCCTTCATTTGCCAAACGAAATGCCAAACCATCAAGGTTAATGTCAAAGAAGGGGCTAATAAAGttcaatgttgatgatgaaattgCTGCTGCTCGTCCAAGATCAGGCTTGAAAAAGTCCGAGGCACTCCAGGAAATCGATAAGCTACAGAAGGATATTTTGGCACTTCAGACTGAGAAAGAGTTCATCAAGAGTTCATATGAAAATGGTCTAGCAAAGTATTGGGAGATCGAGGAACGGGTCACTGTGTTGCAATCTAAAGTTAGCAGCTTGCAAGATGAGTTTGGTATTGGTACAATGATCGAGGATGATGAAGCTCGGTCATTGATGACAGCCACAGCTCTGAACTCATGCCAAGAGACCTTGGCTCGGTTGCAGGAAAAACAGAAGCAATCAGTGGAAGATGTTATAGTTGAGCATCAAAAGATTTTAGAGGTCCTTGGGAAATTTGAGACTCTTAAGGGAAAGGTTGTCAGTCGACTGCCTCATCCACAGGTCCTCTCTGAAGTAAATAAGTCTTCCAATCGAGATTCGGAATTGAAGTTGCTGAACAGGCAAGTGGAAACTTCTGAAAGAAAGAAGCATAATGAAGAGACAGTGCATAAGGAGCTGGTGGCTAGTTCTGGTAGTTCCATGTCTGATCTGGCAGAGAAGGTGGATGAACTTGTAGATAAAGTCATAAACTTGGAAAGTGCTTTCTCTTCCCAGAATGCATACGTAAATAGATTAAGAGCGGAGACAAATGAACTTCATTCACATCTGACCAAAGAGGAAGAGGAGAAGGGAACTTTGGTTGAAGATACCGAGAGCATGAGCAAGAGGATCAGACAACTGGAGGAAGAACTTCTCAGGGTTCAGAATCTCAATGAAAGATTTAGCTTCGATGATCTCTCTGAAAAATTGAACAACAACAGGCAAGATGAAGGTGTCAAAGTTACTTTGCCATCCAATAAAGTAATCAATATTTCAGGAGTCGATAATGCAAAGCAGTTTCAAGCCCATGGAGCAGTCATACCTGGAGAAAATGTTGTAGGTAGCTCCAATGATGTTGTCAGTAAGGAATGTTTGAAGAAAGAAGGCTTGGAAGGACAGGAGGATTGTCATGAAGTTGACCATCAAAACCTTGTTGAGAGTCACTTGAGCAGCAATACTCGATACGGACAGACAGGTGGCACTTTAGGTGCTAACCAGGGTGTTTCAGGTGTTGAAAAGGCGAAACAGTTTCAGGTTAATGAAGCAACCATTCCTGGAGAAGATGTTCCAGGTATCTCCAAAGGTGTTAGTAGTAAGGAGGGCCTGAAGAAAGAAGTCTTGCAACAACAGGAGGGTTGTCTTGAAGTTAACCAGAAAAACCTTGTCAAAAGTCACATTAGCAATGATACTCGAGATGGACAGACGGGTATAACTTTAGAAGATAACCAGGGATCAGGGTTCACAGACAAAGAGATGATGATGACCACCGCTAGTACCACAGGTAAAGAAGAGAAGTTTCCAAAAGCCGATCTTCAGACTGAACAAGACAGTTTTATCAAAAGTACCGTGGGAGATTCTGCAGATGTTGGGATAGAAAAAGGGTCTGATAAAAGCCACGGGCATGTTACAGATCATGGTTCATACACCAAAAAGAATGATGGAAAGGTCGAGCCAAGAGGGACATACGACAGTGCAAATAGAAGCAATTTTCTTGGTTCTGCTCCTGGTTATGATGCAATGATCTCAACGGATACCAAAATGGGAGAGGAAGCAAAGAGACGAGATATCCTGGATAATCTCATCCCCTTCAAAGGTGAAGCTGAGAAGTTTTTCGTATCCGACCTTCAGAATGACCATGACGACTCAACCAAAATTGGTTGTGTGAAGGATGTGGAAGAGGTTAAGTTAGAAAAAGGGGTTGACAAAAGTCAACAAGTACATGTTACAGATCATGGATCACCTACCAAGAAAAATGTCGAACAAAAGGGGGGAAATAATCTTGCAGACAGAAGGGACATTTTCCCCAGTTCTATCAATGATAAAGAAGAAAAGCATTACAAAACCAACCATCAGAATCATCTGAATGACTTTATACAAGAAGCTCCACCAAGGAATTCTCCAGTTGAAAGTGAAAGCTTTCATACGTCAAATGATGACTTGACCACAAAAAGATACGCAGGAAAGGAAGAGCAAGCCAGGATAAAAGATGCTGCAGACAGGAGTGATTATTTTCACATTGTTGAAG ATAATGAATCTGCCATCAGAAAAGATATGAGGATGGAAGAGCAAGCAGGCACCAAAGATATTGCAGAGAAGAGTGGTCGTTTGCAAATTCCTCCAGAGggtaaagaagaaaatattcagAAATCCAACCATCGGGATTACCAGTATGATCTCCCTGCAAATGTTTCTATAAGCAAAACTTCTAACACCAAGATGGAGAAGGCCTTTCATGAAAGTGAACCCGCACATAATTCAGATGATTCCGCAGCTATCAGAGAAGAGAGAACAGAGGAACTAGCAG TAAAGGATGCTTCACATGAAAGTTTGTCTATGAGTTCACCCTATGATTTAGATATCTCAAAAGACATCAGAGTTGGACAGCAAGCAAGAAGAACAAACATTACAGACAAGTTTGCTTCGTCTACTAGTGAAGAGGGAAGAAGTTTATCCAATGATCTATTGCAGGTTAGTCCATCTGGAGCAACATTAGATGGAACTTCAAAAGGTGGATCCAATAAAGATGTTCATACAATGAATCATCCTCGTCATGATTCAGTTTTCCTTGAAGACACGGAAAAATCAGACCAAAGTGAAGATACAAGAGCATCGAGTAGCGGCTCAGGGATCTCAATCACTACGAACAACAAAGGTAGAGCAAAGGTAGGTGATGATCATCATCTCAATATGAATGACAGCAAGCAATCAGATGATCTTTCAAGAAGGATGGATTTCAAGAATAAAATCGAGTCGGAGGAGCAAAACAATGAATTCTCTCACAatttcattcaagaaaagcaAGATGTTGACTTTCAACAATCCAATTGGCATAACCAACTTGAAACACATTCAGCAAGGGTCCACGTGAAAGATATTCCAGGCCCCGTCCCAGATGATGAGCTAGAAGAATGGGGAAGTATTTTAGATAATCTTCCATCTGTCTTAAGTGATTATAAGAGAGATGACCTACACAAGGATGAGCTCCCAGATCAAG AGAATGGCAAAGATTCAAGGAGGCAAGTGTTCAGGACAATTCACAATGAGCTCTACACGGAACAACATGAATCTGGAACAGAGGATGACCAACCAAACTGGAGAGCACTGTTCCTAAACAGCCTGGATGATGACAGAGAGAAGATACTACTTGAAGAGTATACATCAGTACTTAGAAATTTCAAGGGTGTGAAGATGAAGCTCAATGATGAGGAGAAGAAAAGGAGAGCTAGCCACTTCCAATATGTTGTGCAGATGAAAGTTCTAAAGAATGCTAATGCCTTGAAGGATGCACAGATTCTATCCTTACAGCATAGATTGAACTCGCTTCAGTCAAAAGACGTTGAAACAATAAACTTCAATGAAATGCCAAAGGAAGCAACCTTGCAAGCTGCTGACATGAGACAGGAATCAACTGCACCAGAAGACAGAAGGATCTCAGATTTTGGGGAGGACAGCAGAGATATCAAAGTTACTGATGTTGATGAAACACATTCCTTCACCACTGTTGAAGAGAAAGTACGGATGGACATTGATGATTTGCTGGAGGAAAACATAGAGTTGTGGCTTAGATTTAGCACCTCATTTCATCAACTACATAAGTTTCAAACTTCAGTTCAGGATTTACAAgatgaaataaataaagtgaGGGAAGAGCGCAAGCAAGATACAGGTCTACCACAGTCGCTACTATCAGGCATTCGTCCAATCTATAGACATCTAAGAGAGATACATACTGAGTTGACATTGTGGTTGGACCATAATGCAGTGCTGAAAGATGACTTACAGAACAGGTTATCATCTCTATCTAACATTCTCGATGTGATAACAAGATTGTCAAGGTCCAAAGACAATGAACCAGTGTTGAATGCCTATCAAGCAGCAAAGTTTCAAGGTGAGATTTTAAACATGAAGCAGGAGAACAATAAACTAGCTGGTGAACTTGAAGTAGGGATTGAATGTATCCGGAAACTTCAAAATGAAATCCAAAGCACACTGTCAAACCTGGATGAAGAACTTGGGTTGAAAAAACAACCAGCAAGGCCTCGATCCAAAATTCCCCTAAGGTCCTTCTTGTTTGGAGTAAAGTTGAAGAGGCAGAGGCCGTCCATATTTTCCTGTGTGAATCCAGCATTGCAGAAACAGTACAGTGATTTATAA
- the LOC101255687 gene encoding uncharacterized protein isoform X2 yields the protein MVEKRKVNKRGFVTEDDMSTLLQRYTAFTMLTLLQEVGQVNGSKIDWNDLVKKTATGITSAREYQMVWRHLAYRKVLLDKFDDNAQPMDDDSDLEYELESFPPVSSEASTEAAAWGKVFIASGALRDSNMSNGNTVEASLTIQIPNGQTSGTVAANSLQGISAFGKKLTVPVTVQTQPMPSVSAAEGLDTSGPATANLPRRRRKAWTGAEDMELITAVQKYGEGNWANILKTDFKGDRTASQLSQRWATIRKQHVMMVGNGSHLSEAQLAARHAVSMAFRDNVRAACPISPNAGTNSGSGPSNSSHFAAADVASAGPQPKHQQDLVPSKPIIPKIPLPKPAINPDLMVKTAAMAASSRVATHSGTAASLQKAALSKKGVHIMPGGTPAVKSSVPGSFNGLPSNVHFMRTGLVSRPAGPSNAPQSGTQQLHAPRTQQLQAPRSVSPAVQPKPTTVPSRTNASSGVRSAPSSYPMTVLDVKSKAAVSQENQIAVLSNTRGEKTQVIQAASLANTPQQQVPKDQNFGDLLSGKVEGQTSVLGDTVKKLGGESKASRIWVQEKLTPSQETTSNKK from the exons ATGGTGGAAAAAAGGAAGGTAAACAAAAGGGGTTTTGTTACTGAAGATGATATGTCTACTCTTTTACAAAG GTATACAGCATTTACGATGTTGACACTGTTGCAAGAGGTGGGACAAGTTAATGGATCGAAAATTGATTGGAATGATTTGGTGAAGAAGACCGCTACTGGGATTACGAGTGCAAGAGAGTATCAGATGGTGTGGCGCCATTTGGCTTATCGTAAAGTATTGCTTGATAAATTTGATGATAATGCTCAACCTATG GATGATGATAGCGATCTAGAATATGAATTGGAATCTTTTCCTCCTGTAAGCAGTGAGGCTTCAACAGAGGCTGCAGCCTGGGGGAAG GTATTCATTGCTTCTGGGGCTCTACGTGATTCAAATATGTCAAATGGAAATACAGTTGAGGCTTCATTGACTATACAAATACCCAATGGCCAAACATCTGGAACTGTTGCAGCAAATTCACTCCAGGGTATTTCAGCTTTTGGGAAAAAACTTACGGTCCCAGTTACAGTGCAAACGCAGCCAATGCCTTCTGTCTCGGCAGCTGAGGGTTTAGACACCAGTGGACCAGCTACTGCTAACCTTCCTCGGCGACGACGAAAAGCTTGGACTGGAGCAGAGGATATGGAACTCATTACTGCAGTGCAAAAGTATGGTGAAGGAAACTGGGCAAATATATTGAAAACAGATTTTAAGGGAGACAGAACAGCTTCACAACTCTCTCAg AGGTGGGCAACTATTAGAAAGCAACATGTGATGATGGTCGGGAATGGCTCACATCTGTCGGAGGCTCAGCTTGCTGCTCGTCATGCGGTGTCCATGGCTTTCAGGGATAATGTAAGAGCAGCTTGTCCAATCAGCCCTAATG CTGGCACAAATTCAGGCAGTGGACCCAGTAACTCTTCACATTTTGCTGCTGCTGATGTTGCATCTGCTGGTCCACAACCCAAGCATCAGCAAGATTTAGTACCTTCAAAACCTATAATCCCAAAAATTCCACTACCAAAGCCTGCTATAAACCCAGATCTAATGGTTAAAACTGCTGCTATGGCTGCAAGTTCCCGCGTTGCTACCCATTCAGGTACTGCTGCCTCGCTGCAAAAGGCTGCACTGTCTAAAAAAGGCGTCCATATCATGCCTGGAGGAACTCCTGCAGTCAAATCATCTGTGCCAGGTAGCTTTAATGGTTTGCCTAGTAATGTGCATTTCATGCGAACTGGCCTGGTGTCCCGTCCCGCAGGTCCCTCAAATGCCCCACAGTCTGGAACTCAGCAATTGCATGCTCCAAGAACTCAGCAATTGCAGGCTCCAAGATCTGTATCACCTGCAGTTCAACCTAAACCAACGACTGTGCCATCCAGAACGAATGCTTCATCTGGGGTTCGAAGTGCCCCTTCATCTTATCCAATGACCGTGCTCGATGTAAAATCTAAAGCAGCCGTTAGCCAAGAAAATCAAATTGCTGTTCTGTCTAATACAAGGGGTGAGAAAACACAAGTTATTCAAGCTGCTTCGTTGGCGAATACACCACAACAGCAGGTCccaaaagatcaaaattttggTGACCTGTTGTCTGGGAAAGTTGAAGGTCAAACTTCAGTTTTAGGTGACACAGTGAAAAAACTTGGAGGAGAGAGTAAAGCTTCAAGAATTTGGGTTCAAGAAAAACTAACCCCAAGTCAAGAGACTACCAGCAACAAGAAATAG
- the LOC101255687 gene encoding uncharacterized protein isoform X1: MVEKRKVNKRGFVTEDDMSTLLQRYTAFTMLTLLQEVGQVNGSKIDWNDLVKKTATGITSAREYQMVWRHLAYRKVLLDKFDDNAQPMDDDSDLEYELESFPPVSSEASTEAAAWGKVFIASGALRDSNMSNGNTVEASLTIQIPNGQTSGTVAANSLQGISAFGKKLTVPVTVQTQPMPSVSAAEGLDTSGPATANLPRRRRKAWTGAEDMELITAVQKYGEGNWANILKTDFKGDRTASQLSQRWATIRKQHVMMVGNGSHLSEAQLAARHAVSMAFRDNVRAACPISPNGCGIVSAGTNSGSGPSNSSHFAAADVASAGPQPKHQQDLVPSKPIIPKIPLPKPAINPDLMVKTAAMAASSRVATHSGTAASLQKAALSKKGVHIMPGGTPAVKSSVPGSFNGLPSNVHFMRTGLVSRPAGPSNAPQSGTQQLHAPRTQQLQAPRSVSPAVQPKPTTVPSRTNASSGVRSAPSSYPMTVLDVKSKAAVSQENQIAVLSNTRGEKTQVIQAASLANTPQQQVPKDQNFGDLLSGKVEGQTSVLGDTVKKLGGESKASRIWVQEKLTPSQETTSNKK; the protein is encoded by the exons ATGGTGGAAAAAAGGAAGGTAAACAAAAGGGGTTTTGTTACTGAAGATGATATGTCTACTCTTTTACAAAG GTATACAGCATTTACGATGTTGACACTGTTGCAAGAGGTGGGACAAGTTAATGGATCGAAAATTGATTGGAATGATTTGGTGAAGAAGACCGCTACTGGGATTACGAGTGCAAGAGAGTATCAGATGGTGTGGCGCCATTTGGCTTATCGTAAAGTATTGCTTGATAAATTTGATGATAATGCTCAACCTATG GATGATGATAGCGATCTAGAATATGAATTGGAATCTTTTCCTCCTGTAAGCAGTGAGGCTTCAACAGAGGCTGCAGCCTGGGGGAAG GTATTCATTGCTTCTGGGGCTCTACGTGATTCAAATATGTCAAATGGAAATACAGTTGAGGCTTCATTGACTATACAAATACCCAATGGCCAAACATCTGGAACTGTTGCAGCAAATTCACTCCAGGGTATTTCAGCTTTTGGGAAAAAACTTACGGTCCCAGTTACAGTGCAAACGCAGCCAATGCCTTCTGTCTCGGCAGCTGAGGGTTTAGACACCAGTGGACCAGCTACTGCTAACCTTCCTCGGCGACGACGAAAAGCTTGGACTGGAGCAGAGGATATGGAACTCATTACTGCAGTGCAAAAGTATGGTGAAGGAAACTGGGCAAATATATTGAAAACAGATTTTAAGGGAGACAGAACAGCTTCACAACTCTCTCAg AGGTGGGCAACTATTAGAAAGCAACATGTGATGATGGTCGGGAATGGCTCACATCTGTCGGAGGCTCAGCTTGCTGCTCGTCATGCGGTGTCCATGGCTTTCAGGGATAATGTAAGAGCAGCTTGTCCAATCAGCCCTAATG GTTGTGGTATTGTTTCAGCTGGCACAAATTCAGGCAGTGGACCCAGTAACTCTTCACATTTTGCTGCTGCTGATGTTGCATCTGCTGGTCCACAACCCAAGCATCAGCAAGATTTAGTACCTTCAAAACCTATAATCCCAAAAATTCCACTACCAAAGCCTGCTATAAACCCAGATCTAATGGTTAAAACTGCTGCTATGGCTGCAAGTTCCCGCGTTGCTACCCATTCAGGTACTGCTGCCTCGCTGCAAAAGGCTGCACTGTCTAAAAAAGGCGTCCATATCATGCCTGGAGGAACTCCTGCAGTCAAATCATCTGTGCCAGGTAGCTTTAATGGTTTGCCTAGTAATGTGCATTTCATGCGAACTGGCCTGGTGTCCCGTCCCGCAGGTCCCTCAAATGCCCCACAGTCTGGAACTCAGCAATTGCATGCTCCAAGAACTCAGCAATTGCAGGCTCCAAGATCTGTATCACCTGCAGTTCAACCTAAACCAACGACTGTGCCATCCAGAACGAATGCTTCATCTGGGGTTCGAAGTGCCCCTTCATCTTATCCAATGACCGTGCTCGATGTAAAATCTAAAGCAGCCGTTAGCCAAGAAAATCAAATTGCTGTTCTGTCTAATACAAGGGGTGAGAAAACACAAGTTATTCAAGCTGCTTCGTTGGCGAATACACCACAACAGCAGGTCccaaaagatcaaaattttggTGACCTGTTGTCTGGGAAAGTTGAAGGTCAAACTTCAGTTTTAGGTGACACAGTGAAAAAACTTGGAGGAGAGAGTAAAGCTTCAAGAATTTGGGTTCAAGAAAAACTAACCCCAAGTCAAGAGACTACCAGCAACAAGAAATAG
- the LOC101255987 gene encoding pentatricopeptide repeat-containing protein At2g27800, mitochondrial-like, translating into MLFVIRHHFVHFWSKSTLLCIKDSSFSKITCLNTLYVYPFRYSFRNLYSWTQMYCPSNSRLLFSQTQFGVLAIKPSLYVFLHQWLPVSFYSSSAPGWLRGPPSRSLRKRMNRRARIAAMPVLDESQFQNAVSQLPPRFTPEELRDVMVLQRDPLVCLELFNWASKQHRFRHNVSTYHVAVQRLGEANMYKEMDDIVNQVLAIPSIGTEELFNSMIYYFTEARKLTRAVMIYKHMLNIRKFDCRPSIKTYNILFAALLSRRNNSYINHMYMDAIRSLFKQMVDNGIEPDIISLNTLIKGYVLSLHVNDALRIFHQMGVVYQCEPNSFSYDYLIHGLCAQGRTKNAKEIYDKMKCKRLIPSTKSYNSLVNSLSLGGEVDEAVKFLWEMNENRRTIDFITFRTVIDEVCRQKSMQDAIDLLKELQDKGLVDSLTHSKLLREFEDDIDNLYVRNR; encoded by the coding sequence ATGCTGTTTGTTATTAGACACCATTTTGTTCATTTCTGGTCAAAATCAACTCTTTTGTGTATTAAAGATTCTAGCTTTAGTAAAATTACTTGCTTGAACACTTTATATGTATACCCTTTTAGGTATAGTTTTAGAAATTTGTATTCTTGGACTCAAATGTACTGCCCATCAAATTCTAGACTACTTTTCTCTCAGACCCAATTTGGTGTCTTAGCTATAAAACCATCCCTATATGTGTTTCTGCATCAATGGTTGCCCGTTAGTTTCTATTCTTCAAGTGCACCTGGATGGCTAAGAGGACCACCATCAAGATCTTTAAGGAAAAGGATGAATAGAAGAGCAAGAATTGCAGCAATGCCTGTTCTTGATGAATCCCAGTTTCAAAATGCTGTGTCTCAGCTTCCACCTAGATTTACCCCTGAAGAACTGAGGGATGTCATGGTTTTGCAAAGAGATCCTTTAGTGTGTTTGGAGTTGTTCAATTGGGCGTCGAAACAGCACAGGTTCAGGCATAATGTTTCGACGTACCATGTTGCAGTACAAAGGCTTGGTGAAGCGAATATGTATAAAGAAATGGATGATATTGTTAATCAAGTGCTTGCCATACCATCGATTGGAACTGAGGAACTTTTCAATTcgatgatttattatttcactgAAGCTAGGAAGTTGACAAGAGCTGTGATGATATATAAGCATATGTTAAACATTAGGAAATTTGATTGTAGGCCGTCGATTAAAACTTATAATATTCTTTTCGCGGCGCTTCTTAGTAGGAggaataattcatatataaatcACATGTACATGGACGCTATAAGGTCTCTGTTCAAGCAAATGGTTGATAATGGGATTGAACCAGATATAATTTCCTTGAATACTTTGATTAAAGGATATGTGCTTTCGCTTCATGTAAATGATGCTCTTAGGATATTTCACCAAATGGGTGTGGTTTACCAGTGCGAGCCTAACTCATTTTCATATGATTATCTGATTCACGGGTTATGTGCACAAGGAAGAACAAAGAATGCTAAggaaatttatgataaaatgaaaTGCAAAAGATTGATACCTAGTACTAAATCATACAACTCGCTCGTGAACTCTTTGTCTCTTGGAGGAGAGGTTGATGAGGCTGTGAAATTCTTGTGGGAGATGAATGAAAATCGAAGAACAATTGACTTCATCACCTTCAGAACAGTAATTGATGAAGTCTGCCGGCAAAAGAGTATGCAAGATGCcatagacttgttgaaggagtTACAGGATAAGGGCCTTGTCGATAGTCTTACCCATAGCAAACTTCTGCGTGAATTTGAAGATGACATTGATAATCTATATGTCAGAAATCGTTAA